The Glycine max cultivar Williams 82 chromosome 3, Glycine_max_v4.0, whole genome shotgun sequence sequence ATCATGCTAAATAATGATTGATAATAAAGAAACGCTTAATTACATATCATTGATGATCCAAGATCATGTTTCTCAAGACTCCAAAGCTGATACTTTTGTCTTGGTGTGTATATTCTACTGTTAGAAAATTAATCAGATATGAATGCTGATTTAGTTGTGCTAGTGATCAATATTTCCTGATCATCATTtctaacattttaatttgtttcccgTGAATACTTTGTGCTCAGACAATTAAGGATGCACAACATAAAATCAGATGaattaatcatatattaatGGTGATTTAGTTGTGCTACTGATCAATATTTCATGGtcattatttctaatattttaatttgtttcccaTGAATACTTTCTGCTCAGACAATTAAAGATGCACACCTTAAAATCAGATGGCTTAATGGCCGGTTAAaactttaattgaattttaactTATCATCATTGTGAAGAACATGTTTTCTGAACTTTCTGTCTGGCAatctctaatttttattttcaaatcttACTTGTTCTATCTCTCACGATATATTTCAATTCATAACATTTGCATAGCTCGATTTCTTTAAAGATGGCTTTATAACCATTAATATAAGCATGGTCTGTCGATAGTTATTTTAACAATTGAACAAATAAGGATTTTGAAATATAGTGCAATAGTTAAGGTGACATCGGATAAGCCACAGAACTAAAATGCCAGGATACTCGCATACAAactaagattaaaatttaaacaaaagttCTGATCAGAGTTCAAAAGCAACACCACCACAACAGAAATAAGGTAGAAGCCAATGTACAATATACAAATACCAAGGGGGGGGGGAATTGTTCAACACAACTTGGAAACAACCAAATGCACTAAATTCAGGCAtgcttttttaatttgttggatGAAAGCTGCGCAGATGAAATTTGAGAGATCCCTGGTTCATCATCACAATCCTGAAATGCCTGCCGCTTTGTAGGTGTCAAGGGGAGTCCAAGCAGGGGATCATGATCTGGATTGCTAGATAAAACAAATGGCAATCAATAAGTTGAATGCTAAGTTGAAAGTCATGAAGTGTCAAAATGCAAGAATTGCAAGAAAgatcatatttaaaaatgagaGCAGTCATCAAAACTCAGATTCATGTTGAACAGAATGATTCGAATCAGAAATCGGGATATCCATTTTTGAAGATGTCTGAATAAGACATACATTGAAGATAACACAACCCATGGAAAACAGATAAATATGAATAGAATACATACTTTTCACAATAGTTAATGTCAAATAACTTGCACTGAACATTACCTCAGCATCAGCTAGCATATCCATCACAACATTTATCAAGCTCGAGTCAGCTGAACACTTCAAAACAGCAGAATTCCTGAACTTGGGTTGCACATTTATCTTGAAAGCAAGTTCATGACCCAGCAGCTTATCAAGTGCTTGGGGTGAAGCATTCAAATCAACATCATCATCcttgttcaaagagaataattgtattacacaaacaaaaaataacatatcaaaCATAAACAGTTACAGTTGAATCCAAAAACACACTTCAATTTTAAGCTTATTAACTGCATCAGCTGATTGGCCAATTAATTCACTGCATTCACGGTCCCAAAGCAGGAATTTTGTGCTTTCATTTCCCTGGTTGATCATCACCTCAAGCCTATACCTGCCACCATATGCACCAATAGTCAAAAAATGATGAAGGcataaaaaatacacaacattTTAAAAGATCACAATCACCTAAGCACAGCTTCCTTATTGTATTTGCCGCATGCACATGTAAAGGGCGCCATCTCTGCATCACTTTTTTATGGCACTGAATGCAAGCTGTATAACACCATGAATGATTGTCTAGAACAATCCTAGTAATTGTGCCAACAGTGACACAAACAATTTCCTGCATGAAACAGCATAgacatcaaataaaaaacttcaGATAATGCACGACAAAGAATTAAAATCTATATAAGATCATTACTTCAGAGATGGTGTTAATCTCAGCAATAGTCTTTGCCTCAGCCTTGCCAAAGAATGATTCTTTTGATGATAATTGGATAAAACCTGAAAGTTGTGTACTCCCTTCACCATGGGATTTAAAAAATGACCGGGCCTCAATGCCCAACTCTGCAAGCCTACAAATATACaatgaacaacaaaaataagacaaaaaataatcaacatatATTACATAACACATACAAAAAATACCGTTCATTGAATTCTTGAATCTCCATCACAGGCTGGTTAATAATTAACTTTGAAGCCTTGAAAGAATTACTGATCGATGCAGGATAAGATcttgaatcattttaaaaaacagaACCATAACATGCAATAGCATAAACAGAGAAATCAATAAATTCAAGATGAGGATATACCTTGCGCTTCCTTGATCCTACAATGACTTAATAGAACTGCAATTGGACCATCACCTTCATAATCATCTAAGAACTTCACAAACTGCAAGCAATAATCATCCCACAAAGTGAAAGATAGCAATTGCTGGCTATCAAAAACAAATAGTTATGAAACAATcagttattaataataatataatcataGCCACAACTTGACAAAGCATATCACATAAATTGTCACCAAGAATCGAACTTCACCTCAAGTCCTTTAATTTGAAAACTACCCTTCTACCTTTTCCTGAAACTTGCCGAAAACCTCCTCCACAACACCAATAACATCTAAAGCAAGTAGGAAAATCAAGGaatgttatttaattccaaaaacAACAGAACTTTCAAAATAAACTCAATTGCAAAAATATAACTTAACATACCAACCAATAGTCCACGTTCAAACTGGCCATCCACAACATCTGCAAATCTAGCAAACCTGTATTTTCTAAAAGGGATGTCCCCTAGAACACACTCCCTCACAACAGTAACCCCAATAAACACTAATTTAAATTGATGATCACACACTCTGTACTGACCATTGTTTTTTAGCACTTTAAAATTGTGCATGACATAAGTACAATTTTCTTTCAAGTccatttttttacttcaattggTCTTGTTTACAAACAACGTGGATCTCATCACCCTGGATTGCATTAAGGTTACAACACAATGAACTGAACAATGAGTAATAAGTAATAaagctacaaaaaaaaaacacagaatTGAAGCATACATCGGAGGCCACAAACACCATTTCAGCTTGCTCAGATTTGTTAGGCATGCCAATAAACCATAGATAACTGATCCTCACACTGAGtttaagagtttcttttgagccATCGATGCTCTTTATCTTGTCTAGAGAACGTGCCATAACACtgcaaaaaaatacaacaaagcCACCATCAAAACAGAAACACGATAAGCTAAACAAAAATCCAAAACCTCGTTCAACACACAAAAATGAGAAGCTAACATGCATGTAAGAAAACACACATGAAAACAGCACCAGAACAGAACATCAAAAGTACCACCAGCCCTAAACCAAACATGCAAACCAAACATCGTCcaacacaacaaaattaaaaaataacatgcatgcaacaaaacaaacataaaaacacCACAGAAACAAAAGCCAAAAACCCTGAAAGGTAATATGcatgtaagaaaagaaaagccagAAAACCATAAGCTAACATCGAATATAACAAAACATACATCAAAACAGCATCAAACAGAACCCAAATTAAACTGGTCTGTATCTGCaaaaatgaaaaccaaaaaCGCGCAAACTGAAGAATGAAGATTGAAATGCAAGAAACCACGTAAAGAAGCAAAGGCCAGCACATGTACAACATGCAAAATAAAACACATGTAAATGCCATAATCAGCAAAATTAAACACCTGTAAGCATCAAAAGAGTGGTAAATTAAGGGCTAAAAGACCAAAAAACCAACAAAATGGATAGCTGTCACAATCTTAAGCAGGGGTATTTCAGTAATTTCCAGAGAATTCTCTTTTATagataatatataaatgtagtattttttatttattttatgcaaatTGCACGAGATTCGGCTTATGTATTAATTTTGATCATGAAGTCATAGTCATATCTAAGACTAACTGCAGGAGCTTGTGTCTTAGTGTGTCAAGGTATCATATCCGCTTTGGCTGTAATATATATGTTATCTCCTTGGGGCTACATAATGTGCATTTTGAGATGGATTGTAAGGtcattattgatatataaaaaaaacaaacaaatttagaTGTTTATGATAGTTAGGTAACATTCTTGATGAATGCCAAAGTTTTATCCCATAATCATGGCTTTAGCCCTGGTTATGTGAGGAGAAAAATTGATATTGTTGCTCATTCTCTTGATAGAGTGGCCCCATATATTTATTACTgtgtattaataaaattaattttaaatataattgattttgaagtgatataatttatatttaaatatttttattataaaattaagttataaataaaatttaatataaaattttgaatttaatacatAAATTAGTCAAAGTTACttcaaatcataattaattttcaactatttcttaacatcaaaccaaacatataaaatatatttaaaattaattttagacttaatcaatttcaattttttaacataaatcaaacacacttaatttcataattttcaacATGTTCCTTCATATATTGTCTCgtgattattaataaataactataacttgtttttgtaatatatatatatatatatatatatatatatatatatatatatatatatataatctttatacttttaatttttaactataaCTTTGATTGATTTAATATATCAACTTTACAATTCATCCCTCCTCACCGTATGTGATGAGGgacaaaaactattatttttctaaagttaaagtgccaaattgattaaaataaaaataccatcACTAATACCATATTTTACCCCCAAAAAAACTTATACTAGTCtcgaaaaaataataataataacaataataataataaaattaatctatCAGActgtaactaaaaaataaagactAATCTCTTTTCAagtattaaattgaattttgtttttctaataaaaaatttatgtacagaaaaaaattaaaatcctaATCTATATGATGAAAAAATCCAACCATCTATTTTAttagtgataaaatatttttttatactttacaATAGACTTGCAGGCCAAGTATCGAGTTTTCCGTACCTAATTTGAATTCAACGTTATAACATCAGCAGTAgcaatccatttttttttcccttaaaaCTATTCTACAAAGGATTGTTGACCAAATTATTATTCACAAATAAACtatgttaagttatttttaatacatattGTTTATTCATTCCCGCAATGGATGACTACGTCAATTCAAATGCAGACAAATTAAAAGGATTGAAATTAAACCAACGACACTTCCAAGGCACAAAGCtattgctttcttttctttctaataaTGTTATCCCGAATTcagaagttttttttaagaataattttttgacattagaagaaaaaagaattaaaaaatttaaatccttcaactattttcttttgctagttttatacttattaaataaaaatattaaatatgtcatttccatttaatatttttataaaatattaagatgcttaataaaaaatctcataaaaatacaaataaaaaactcaatttttacCCTTAACCTTTAATTGAATATATAGTTCCAAAACGTTAAATTTATcttatcaaatcaattttatatgaaTTCCCTTACCTCACTTGTTTTTTCTTGGTGAATAACTCTTAGGGCAATTTTCAAATTgagtaataataattaagtgaaaCTGTTTGTGATTTAGGTTTGTATAATAATCTTCTAGCAATCAAAGTAAGTCTATACTGGCAATCACAATATGCCATCAAGCCTTGCTTAGCAATATTGTACGTGCTGCTCattctaccatttttttttacagttcttttctatttttaatcaaataatttgatGAGATGAACTTTTATGTCAAATAAAGTTTATAGAATATCAATAAATCAAAAATatgtataacttttaaaataattattatttctttttataaaaaaaattatttattattattatttttgtagagATCACACTTTTCtgagtatttaaaataattatgataaaaattaataaattttattcaaaagaaaaaaaacaaatttattgcaACAAATTTTATCAGttagtattaaaaaatcatttacatttttatatgttaactttaaataaataatactacttgtttaaaaaaattttaaaataaatttgtgtacatgtttttttctataataaatAGTGTATACATTAATACTACAATGTGATTCAAACTACATTAGCCACAAATTTAATAACCTTTATAATACtgattacattttaattaattaaaagtgtatttatttgttaacatgctcacatttattaaatttagcTAACACAATATATATTATCCTCAGAAATTTCCAGTGATTTTCCTTTCAAGGAAAATTACTCTCTTACCCCCCACCCCCACCCAGTTGCAACTTGCCGcagttctttcttttttcctccaAATGCCAAGACTTTCTCACCATTCCTCTCAGCATTCATCGCATTGCCTTAACTAATAAATAGACACGGAAGGAAACTCAAAAAACCacccaaaaaaattcaaaaaacacaaacaacaacctTTGACACAACATAGTGGAGCAAGAAGAATCGAAGTTGTTtggtttctgtttttttttttttttctttttctcctatGTAATGCATCAGAAGAAATCCGAAGTCCAGATCGGAAAAGAAAGCAGTGGCGTCTCTTCCGATTTCAACCACCACCCACTCCCAATCCTAACTCCGAACCCAAACCAAGATGCTCTCCAATCACTAACCTCCACCGCACCCTACAAAAGACCTTCCCTCACCACCCAACCCCATCTTTCCAAATCCCCAACCCTCCACAAATTCCCAACCCTAAAACCACGCCacgtcaccaccaccaccgccgccGCCACCACCACCGTTCTCTCCCTCCTCCGCCGCCGCCTCCGCCACCGTCTCcgcctcttcctcttcctcttgcTCCCCTTCTTCTACTTCCTCGTCTCCCACCCCACAAACTCCTTCCTCCTCGATTTCCTCTCCGCCTTCTCCTTCTCCGCCGCGCTCTTGTTCTCTCTCAACCTCGCCCTCCCTCGAATCCCCTCCCTCCGCCTCTTCCTCAACCTCAAGCCCAAGGCCAGGTCCGGCCTCAAACTCCCAATCTTCTGGACCGTGGGAGCCCGCCCAGGCCCGGCCCAGGCCCAACCCCAGCCCGCGGGCCTTCGCTTATCCGTGGTGCCCTACGCGAACGGCGACGTGTACGAGGGGGAGCTGAAGGGAGGGAAGTGTTGTGGGAGTGGGGTTTACTATTACAGTATGAGTGGAAGGTATGAGGGGGATTGGGTGGATGGGAAGTACGATGGGTTCGGGGTGGAGACGTGGGCCCGGGGGAGCCGGTACCGAGGGCAGTACCGGCAAGGGTTACGGCACGGGTTCGGGGTGTACCGGTTCTACACCGGGGATGTTTATGCCGGGGAGTGGCTGAGTGGACAGAGTCATGGGTGTGGGGTTCACACGTGCGATGATGGGAGCAGGTATGTCGGGGAGTTCAAGTGGGGCGTTAAGCATGGCCTTGGACACTACCATTTTAGGTATGGATTGCGGGAGGTTTGTGTTTAATTGAAGTGATagaaattttgtgtttgaatgtttttattttattttaaaagtaagttGGTAGTAAAAttcgatataattttttttgtaatctaATTATGTAATAGTTAGGTAAGGTTGTTTTAATTCACAATCAATTCTGGACTCAGAATTGATTTGCCAGTGTGAAACTGAACATGTGAATATTTACTTAAGATTGGGTTAGTTGGTGTTTCGATGTGATTCTGGATTATCTTACTTGAATCCAAACATGTCTGAAATCAGTTGGTTTGTAGTAGTTGATGGCTGTTTGTTGGCTTGGATTTGTTGGAAGTTGATTTTGGTGTTATTGATTGGTGTTTGATTGGGATTTGGATGTGAATTGGTGGTGGGtgtgttttttatttggtttgttgtgtgtgtgtgaatgttTTGTGAGGTGTTTTTGGAATGGTGTTGGTGCTTGGTTTAGTTTTGTGGTTTCTTAGGTTTGTGGATTATGGCAATATCCTACTTCTTGAATGATATTTAGCTGCTTGTGTGTGCGTGTTTGGTGGCGGGGGTGCTTTGTTGTTTAGGGTTTGAGAATTGAGGATGATGTTATGTTATGGAGGCTTTTGTAGTATGTAATTATAAAGTGATTGGATGTTTGTTTTGCTTTGATTTGTTGTGTGTATGTGTGAAGCTTTTGTGAGTTAGTTTGGCAGGATGTTGGGGCTTGATTTGGTTCTGTACTTTGTCATCAGTTTTGTAGGTTTGCCTCAATTTCTTCATTCAATAACCTTTTACTGCTCTCTGTCCGTGTGGGTTGTGTTAGGGCATATAATCTTGAATGTTGGAATGCCATTCATTTCTATTCAGTTTTTACGGTTGAAAGCATGTGCATAGGGGATAAAGATACACAAGAGCTTGATTTGCTTCAGTTGTCAATTGTTAGTTGTGACTTATGCGTTGTGTGCGTGTGGTTATGAACttatgattttgttgattggtCTTTGGTGTTTAGCAATCAAGCATGGTTTTGTTGgtgttgatttttattttgtttgttgtgaTTGCGTGcatgttttggttttgtttgttttgcatGTATGAAAGTTTTATAAGATGACTTTGGCAGGTTGTTGGTGCTTGATTTGGTTTTGTGCTTTGCCTTTGGCTTGACAATTTCTTCCTTCTGGAATAGTGTATGTTGCTCTAGCTGTCCATGTGGGTGTAGGTCTTGCTTTGTTGTTGACATGTTGCTTGGCTATTGGTGTTTAGTGTATGACAATTGAGAATGGTGTGATGGCGGCTTTTTTATTGGATGTAAACTGATTGCTTccctgttttgttttgttttgatttgttgTGTGTAAAGCTTTTGTGAGTTACTTTGGCTGGATGTTGGGGCTTGATTTGGTTATGTACTTTGTCGTTAGTTTTGTAGATTTGCTGCAACTTCTAAGTGTAACCTTTTGCTGCTCTTGTGGGTTGTgttaggttttattttattatcttaaaagttagaATACCAGTCATTTCTTACAGTTGAAACCATGTGCATAGAGGATAAAGATATAGAAcatgtctttgatttaatttgcTTCAGTTGTGGCTTCTGTTTTGTCAAAAGTACCTGTAGGCCTTTGAAATTATACTTGGCTTGGGTCGTGTATCAGTTGTGTGTACCTATTGGTAACAATTGTTGGGCATAATATGTCATGTACTTATTGCAAAGCCATTGTTTTGAGATTTTTGAGGATGTTCATTTTTACTGTATCTTTAGCTTTTCCAGGAAGGAAGTAAGATTTAAATAGACTGAATACCCGTAACATACTATTCTAATGGTAGTTTGTTTTACCTACATTGGCATTTGTCTGCCAACTGACTAGCTGTGTGAAAGCTAATAAATGGGATTTTAATATTGAAATCAAAGAAAAGATGCAGTAAGCATGAAATCTCATAATGAAGTTGGTCAAATTGCTTTGAATAAATGGCCTGAGACTGATGCTCTTGGTTCAAAAGCACCTGCACCACCCCTGATGGGACCTCATATGGGGAATTAAGAAGAAAGGAAGAGGCAGCAAGAAAGGAAATGCCACTTCTTTGTGGAAGTATACTACTATTATATGAAAAGCCACATTCATTTGTGGTGTCTGATTActaatttaatacaaaacatCAGTCTGAAAACCTTTCCTTCTTATTGTACTacattttaagttttgaaatGGTAAATGTCTAGTGAATAGCAAGTATAAGTTTATAAGTTTGTAGGGAGAGAGGCAAGCATACTTCTTACCCTGATCATGATTTAAACACACCCGCCATAGCAATCATTTCGAACATGTTTGGATCAGTAAAACCCAAAGGGAATGGAAGGGGTAAAGATTGTAGAATTATCAATGGCAGTATGAAATAGGATTGATGGATATCACATAAAGGGACCCTTTCCATCAGAGTAAAAGGAAAAAGGAGGTGATGGAAgtattttatgatattattgtaTTTGCTTTTGAGGTGCTCTCTTTATTTATAGTACTGGTTGATGAGAATGAGTTCATTTTCATTATCTGGGTGAACAAATTTTTATGTCCTTCTATGGAAGAAAGACCAATACAAGAGGAGAGTAGAAAACCATTTTGAGGGAATACATTATTTacttgttattttatatttcttttgtgaTTCATTTGAATAAAAGATCAAATAGTTATCTATAAAAACCCCTAATACATTATTTATGTTTCATAAATTTCAAGTTGGTGAATCTTGACACAAATTAAGGGTTTGTggatttttgtttattatgaatacatgagacaacaaatataattactaaaatGCAGTAAAAACTGAAAGATTAAAAGTGTAAACTTGCATATGACCCCTATTTGTATGTATTCATGTTCTTAGGACTTATCTTCATTATTGCTAATTTCAGTTTACAAGGGAAAGAGTATCTGCTCCCAAGGATAGACTCTGTTTTGAAGGTGCTTTATACCTCTCAAACTTTAAAACAATAGGTTATTCCATAATAATAACACAACACATGTTCTGAAGGGACACATAATCTCGAGTTCCTTGCAAGGAGCTAATTCCACAAGTTGGCCTTTGTTAAGCATCTACAATCTACACTGATTCCTTCtgttttttcatttcaaaatggAATGTGCTGTCTTGGGCgtgcattttatgaaaatcgGTGCTTAATCCTATGATGCATGAATacatttttctgattttttcttGAATGTGGGTTCCTCTCTTCTCAGGATCATTGgtgcattattttttaattgaattacaCTGGACTTTGAGTGGCTGCTTTTTCTTTGCTCACCAgtaagtgtttttatttttgttggaacTAATTATTTCTGTTTTTATCAGAAATGGCGATACATATGCTGGCGAATACTTTGCGGATAAGATGCATGGATTTGGGGTATACAGTTTTGCTAATGGCCATCGTTATGAAGGATCCTGGCATGAAGGCAAAAGGCAAGGTCTTGGAATGTATACATTTAGAAATGGAGAAACCCAGTCTGGTCACTGGCAAAATGGAGTCCTTGACATTCCAAGCACACAGAGTACCACCTATCCTGTTTCCCCTGTTGGGGTCAATCATTCCAGAGTACTTAATGCAGTCCAGGTACACTCTACATTTTATGA is a genomic window containing:
- the LOC121174572 gene encoding uncharacterized protein produces the protein MNAERNGEKVLAFGGKKKELRQVATGWGWGIQTSLIWVLFDAVLIVMARSLDKIKSIDGSKETLKLSVRISYLWFIGMPNKSEQAEMVFVASDGDEIHVVWDIPFRKYRFARFADVVDGQFERGLLVDVIGVVEEVFGKFQEKFVKFLDDYEGDGPIAVLLSHCRIKEAQELGIEARSFFKSHGEGSTQLSGFIQLSSKESFFGKAEAKTIAEINTISEEIVCVTVGTITRIVLDNHSWCYTACIQCHKKVMQRWRPLHVHAANTIRKLYRLEVMINQGNESTKFLLWDRECSELIGQSADAVNKLKIEDDDVDLNASPQALDKLLGHELAFKINVQPKFRNSAVLKCSADSSLINVVMDMLADAETSSKMDIPISDSNHSVQHESEF
- the LOC100784010 gene encoding uncharacterized protein, coding for MHQKKSEVQIGKESSGVSSDFNHHPLPILTPNPNQDALQSLTSTAPYKRPSLTTQPHLSKSPTLHKFPTLKPRHVTTTTAAATTTVLSLLRRRLRHRLRLFLFLLLPFFYFLVSHPTNSFLLDFLSAFSFSAALLFSLNLALPRIPSLRLFLNLKPKARSGLKLPIFWTVGARPGPAQAQPQPAGLRLSVVPYANGDVYEGELKGGKCCGSGVYYYSMSGRYEGDWVDGKYDGFGVETWARGSRYRGQYRQGLRHGFGVYRFYTGDVYAGEWLSGQSHGCGVHTCDDGSRYVGEFKWGVKHGLGHYHFRNGDTYAGEYFADKMHGFGVYSFANGHRYEGSWHEGKRQGLGMYTFRNGETQSGHWQNGVLDIPSTQSTTYPVSPVGVNHSRVLNAVQEARRAAEKAYDVAKVDERVNRAVAAANRAANAARVAAVKAVQNQMLHNVNSTSIPIPIV